One Streptomyces drozdowiczii DNA segment encodes these proteins:
- a CDS encoding WhiB family transcriptional regulator produces MSGNRTGVPNPPAIVLADDRIPFPDTDQVLCCRTSPALFQIEDIPNTDQDPRAREKALAKAKHACSGCPIVKDCLKWALANPALTQTGVWAATTKRDRTQLRKQLVARLGEDWVGVVAEQDRLRRERARAVRAVPPTARELALARLELESIPTRPAPYNRWKEPITPAQAASNQRVLALVASGKAA; encoded by the coding sequence ATGAGCGGCAACCGCACCGGCGTCCCCAACCCGCCAGCCATCGTCCTCGCCGACGACCGGATCCCCTTCCCCGACACCGACCAGGTCCTGTGCTGCCGTACGAGCCCGGCCCTGTTCCAGATCGAGGACATCCCCAACACCGACCAGGACCCCCGCGCCCGCGAGAAGGCGCTCGCCAAGGCCAAGCACGCCTGCTCCGGCTGCCCGATCGTCAAGGACTGCCTGAAGTGGGCGCTGGCCAACCCCGCCCTGACGCAGACCGGGGTGTGGGCGGCGACCACCAAGCGCGACCGCACGCAGCTGCGCAAGCAGCTCGTGGCCCGGCTCGGTGAGGACTGGGTCGGCGTGGTCGCCGAACAGGACCGGCTCCGCAGGGAGCGGGCCCGCGCGGTCCGCGCCGTGCCGCCGACCGCCCGCGAACTCGCCCTCGCCCGCCTGGAGCTGGAGTCCATCCCGACCCGGCCCGCGCCGTACAACCGCTGGAAGGAACCGATCACCCCGGCACAGGCGGCGTCGAACCAGCGGGTGCTGGCCCTGGTCGCCAGCGGCAAGGCCGCCTGA
- a CDS encoding Lsr2 family DNA-binding protein, whose product MTNTPATAPAPSAFEAMAISMHNNGDSEQAIREATGLSETELSDLIANQAGLPGQNANVPAAIPAIDVPVVALPVTGALQELIDWAAAHPTASVRSRAARITADLCELSERRDSEAAQREAEDKVARAKAELERAQEELRTVKASTRTTTAAATAPTPIRAGIGSGRTREELAAVRTWARENGHQVADAGMVPKRVLQAYDVAHQAPVRKAG is encoded by the coding sequence ATGACGAACACCCCCGCCACCGCCCCGGCCCCCTCCGCGTTCGAGGCCATGGCGATCTCCATGCACAACAACGGCGACTCCGAGCAGGCGATCCGCGAGGCCACCGGCCTGAGCGAAACCGAGCTCAGCGACCTCATCGCCAACCAGGCCGGACTGCCCGGCCAGAACGCCAACGTCCCGGCCGCCATTCCGGCCATCGACGTCCCGGTCGTCGCGCTGCCCGTCACAGGCGCGCTCCAGGAGCTGATCGACTGGGCGGCCGCGCACCCGACCGCCTCGGTCCGCAGTCGCGCCGCCCGCATCACCGCCGACCTCTGCGAGCTGTCCGAGCGCCGCGACTCGGAGGCCGCGCAGCGCGAGGCGGAGGACAAGGTCGCCAGGGCCAAGGCCGAACTGGAGCGGGCACAGGAGGAGCTGCGCACGGTCAAGGCCAGCACCCGCACCACCACGGCGGCCGCCACCGCGCCCACCCCGATCAGGGCAGGCATCGGCAGCGGCCGCACCAGGGAGGAGCTCGCCGCCGTACGGACGTGGGCGCGCGAGAACGGCCACCAGGTCGCCGACGCCGGGATGGTGCCCAAGCGGGTCCTTCAGGCGTACGACGTCGCGCACCAGGCACCGGTCCGGAAGGCCGGCTGA